The following coding sequences are from one Thermostaphylospora chromogena window:
- a CDS encoding ABC transporter substrate-binding protein, with translation MTPRTIAILLSTGLALSLAGCGSGDAPSDAAATGSGSAAKTAITVNCKPPKTNAAQRATFEEDVIAFQKLHPDITISKAVDAFPCYEPRTFEAKLAGGQLETVFYVNFPNVRRLIESRQAADITPYLDTVDVYDDFNESIEIFKKDGKVYGLPTDGYGMGLVYNKELFAKAGLDPAAPPKTWAEVREAAKRIAALGPGYVGFGEYSGGNTGGWHFTASLYARGGDVLTPDGKKAAFNSPEGRAVLENLKQMRWTDNSMGSRLYTEWAALMKAMAGGKMGMMLGAPDVLIALRNDFQAKFENYAVTAVPEAKALLNGGSGYMINPKATPEQIRAGLEWIEYEFLTPGKGQLDYARAKNAGLTVGQPYPDLFRPETESAKAVAELRATHANIDQSQFALWLEGSKNIPPKAEPGPYAQEIYAILDTPMSAVLTRRDADVGQLLADAEAKVNALLARKG, from the coding sequence ATGACCCCCCGTACCATCGCGATCCTGCTCAGCACGGGTCTTGCGCTCAGCCTCGCGGGATGCGGTTCCGGCGACGCGCCGTCCGACGCCGCGGCCACCGGATCGGGATCGGCGGCGAAAACGGCGATCACCGTCAACTGCAAGCCGCCGAAGACCAACGCCGCTCAGCGGGCCACCTTCGAGGAAGACGTCATCGCCTTCCAGAAACTCCACCCGGACATCACGATCTCCAAGGCGGTCGACGCCTTCCCCTGCTACGAGCCGCGGACGTTCGAGGCCAAGCTGGCCGGCGGCCAGCTGGAGACCGTCTTCTACGTCAACTTCCCCAACGTGCGGCGGCTCATCGAGTCCCGCCAGGCCGCCGACATCACGCCGTACCTGGACACGGTCGACGTCTACGACGACTTCAACGAGTCCATCGAGATCTTCAAGAAGGACGGGAAGGTCTACGGGCTGCCCACCGACGGTTACGGCATGGGCCTGGTCTACAACAAGGAGCTGTTCGCCAAGGCCGGCCTCGACCCGGCCGCCCCGCCGAAGACCTGGGCCGAGGTGCGGGAGGCCGCCAAGCGGATCGCCGCGCTCGGCCCCGGCTACGTGGGCTTCGGCGAGTACTCCGGTGGCAACACCGGCGGCTGGCACTTCACCGCATCGCTCTACGCGCGCGGCGGGGACGTCCTCACCCCCGACGGCAAGAAGGCCGCCTTCAACTCCCCCGAGGGCAGGGCCGTGCTGGAGAACCTCAAGCAGATGCGCTGGACGGACAACAGCATGGGCTCCCGGCTCTACACCGAGTGGGCCGCGCTGATGAAGGCCATGGCCGGCGGCAAGATGGGGATGATGCTCGGCGCGCCCGACGTGCTGATCGCCCTGCGCAACGACTTCCAGGCGAAGTTCGAGAACTACGCCGTCACCGCCGTTCCCGAGGCCAAGGCGCTGCTCAACGGCGGCTCGGGCTACATGATCAACCCCAAGGCCACGCCCGAGCAGATCCGCGCCGGCCTGGAGTGGATCGAGTACGAGTTCCTCACCCCGGGCAAGGGCCAGCTCGACTACGCCCGCGCCAAGAACGCCGGCCTCACCGTCGGCCAGCCGTACCCCGACCTGTTCCGGCCGGAGACCGAATCGGCCAAGGCCGTCGCCGAGCTGCGCGCCACCCACGCCAACATCGACCAGAGCCAGTTCGCCCTGTGGCTGGAGGGCTCCAAGAACATCCCGCCGAAGGCCGAGCCCGGGCCGTACGCGCAGGAGATCTACGCGATCCTCGACACCCCGATGTCGGCGGTTCTGACGCGGCGGGACGCCGACGTCGGTCAGCTGCTCGCCGACGCCGAAGCGAAGGTCAACGCCCTGCTGGCCCGCAAGGGCTGA
- a CDS encoding carbohydrate ABC transporter permease: protein MTTLTTRRARRIRAVKRNITAYGFLCGALICFAFFSWYPMVWEIILSFQRTNFVDPPVWVGLENFVTVFQDPAFGPAWRNTVLFTLLALVIGYGVPFVVAIVLNELRHARAYLRFVVYLPVILPPAVSVLLFQWFYEPETGLFNTVLSALHLPTPAWLNSADTALISLVIVSTWMNMGTGTLIYLAALQTIPGELYEAAELDGAGFFRRIWHVTIPQTRLILLVMLLLQIIATMQVFIEPYLLTGGGPENATVTVVYLMYQYAFNFGNINGGNALGVMLMIVLIVFSAIYLRVSREDRA, encoded by the coding sequence ATGACCACACTCACCACGCGGCGCGCGCGCCGCATCCGCGCCGTCAAACGCAACATCACCGCCTACGGTTTCCTCTGCGGGGCGCTCATCTGCTTCGCGTTCTTCTCCTGGTACCCGATGGTCTGGGAGATCATCCTCAGCTTCCAGCGCACCAACTTCGTGGATCCGCCCGTCTGGGTGGGCCTGGAGAACTTCGTCACGGTCTTCCAGGATCCGGCGTTCGGCCCGGCCTGGCGGAACACCGTGCTGTTCACCCTGCTCGCGCTGGTCATCGGGTACGGCGTGCCGTTCGTCGTCGCGATCGTGCTCAACGAACTGCGCCACGCCCGGGCGTACCTCAGATTCGTCGTCTACCTGCCGGTCATACTGCCGCCGGCGGTGAGCGTCCTGCTCTTCCAATGGTTCTACGAACCGGAGACCGGCCTGTTCAACACGGTGCTCAGCGCGCTGCACCTGCCCACCCCGGCTTGGCTCAACTCCGCCGACACCGCGCTGATCTCCCTGGTCATCGTCTCCACGTGGATGAACATGGGCACGGGCACGCTGATCTACCTCGCCGCGCTGCAGACCATCCCCGGTGAGCTGTACGAGGCGGCGGAACTGGACGGGGCCGGGTTCTTCCGGCGCATCTGGCACGTCACGATCCCGCAGACCAGGCTGATCCTCCTGGTCATGCTGCTGCTGCAGATCATCGCCACCATGCAGGTGTTCATCGAACCCTACCTGCTCACCGGCGGCGGTCCGGAGAACGCCACGGTCACCGTCGTCTACCTCATGTACCAGTACGCGTTCAATTTCGGGAACATCAACGGCGGCAACGCGCTCGGCGTCATGCTGATGATCGTCCTGATCGTCTTCTCCGCCATCTACCTGCGCGTGTCGAGGGAGGACAGGGCATGA
- a CDS encoding carbohydrate ABC transporter permease yields MTADTTTLRRRFSVRGRVKRPHVHVPAGTRTIVSPLQLASPRGRVIYRLVLSATVIVFTAVFVFPLYWMVTGAMKTTEELVAIPPTFLPSRFSLDAFTEAWELMDLSLLMGNTALYAAGALLFTLAVDVTAAYALSKLRPVLGKLVLGMMLATLMIPPMVIMLPAYLTVQDLPILGWNLLNTPWAIWLPAAANGFNIFLLKRFFDSIPRELLEAAQIDGASAGRILWSIVIPVSRPILGVVSILTVVNVWRDFVWPLLVLQDPEKMSVSIGIASLSTQMPQNVLIAALVIAAIPTIIVFFVFQRHIMAGLTAGGLKG; encoded by the coding sequence ATGACAGCCGACACCACGACGCTACGGCGGCGCTTCTCGGTCCGCGGCCGGGTCAAGCGGCCGCACGTGCACGTTCCCGCCGGCACGCGCACGATCGTCTCCCCGCTGCAGCTCGCCTCCCCCCGGGGCCGCGTGATCTACCGGCTCGTGCTGTCGGCCACGGTGATCGTCTTCACCGCGGTCTTCGTCTTCCCCCTGTACTGGATGGTCACGGGCGCGATGAAGACGACGGAGGAACTGGTGGCGATCCCGCCCACGTTCCTGCCGTCGCGGTTCAGCCTGGACGCCTTCACCGAGGCGTGGGAGCTGATGGACCTGTCGCTGCTGATGGGCAACACGGCGCTGTACGCCGCGGGCGCGCTGCTGTTCACCCTGGCCGTCGACGTGACCGCCGCCTACGCCCTGTCCAAGCTGCGGCCCGTGCTCGGCAAGCTCGTCCTGGGCATGATGCTGGCCACGCTGATGATCCCACCCATGGTGATCATGCTGCCCGCCTATCTGACCGTCCAGGATCTGCCGATCCTCGGCTGGAACCTGCTCAACACCCCCTGGGCGATATGGCTTCCGGCCGCCGCCAACGGCTTCAACATCTTCCTGCTCAAACGGTTCTTCGACAGCATCCCGCGGGAGCTGCTGGAGGCCGCCCAGATCGACGGCGCCTCGGCCGGACGCATCCTGTGGTCGATCGTCATCCCGGTGTCCCGGCCGATCCTGGGCGTGGTGTCGATCCTGACCGTGGTCAACGTCTGGCGGGACTTCGTCTGGCCGCTGCTGGTGCTGCAGGATCCGGAGAAGATGTCGGTGAGCATCGGGATCGCTTCTCTGTCCACCCAGATGCCGCAGAACGTGCTCATCGCCGCCCTCGTCATCGCCGCGATCCCGACGATCATCGTGTTCTTCGTCTTCCAACGGCACATCATGGCCGGCCTCACCGCGGGCGGCCTCAAGGGCTGA
- a CDS encoding alpha-amylase family glycosyl hydrolase, with protein MPETWWRGAAIYQIYPRSFADGNGDGIGDLAGMRARLPYLASLGVDAVWLTPWYASPMADGGYDVADYRAIHPDFGTLADAERFIADAHAHGLKVIIDVVPNHGSVASAWFQEALADPAKRDRFWFRDQPNDWRSIFGGPAWTQVPDGQWYLHLFAPEQPDFNWDNPEVHREFEDVLRFWFDRGVDGFRVDSAALLVKTEDSFEDVDGVHEIYRNWRRIADSYPGRMLVGEVWLPDQERMARYLRPDELHTAFNFDFLASPWDAAALRRSIEQTLATHLPLGAPPTWVLSNHDVVRVVTRYGRADTSWDHADRRDGAPSDLELGYRRARAAALLAMALPGGVYIYQGEELGLPEVDDIPDELRQDPIWTRSGHTVPGRDGCRVPLPWSGEEPPFGFSTGTPWLPQPEAWRKLTVEAQEADLGSMLNLYRTALRLRRDLLGDGTLTWVESDPHVIAFTRDSGVTCVVNFGPDPAPLPPHEKILLTSVPLTAPTLPPDTAAWLV; from the coding sequence ATGCCCGAGACGTGGTGGCGGGGAGCCGCGATCTACCAGATCTACCCGCGCAGCTTCGCCGACGGGAACGGCGACGGGATCGGTGACCTGGCCGGGATGCGCGCCCGCCTGCCGTACCTCGCGAGCCTGGGCGTGGACGCGGTCTGGCTCACCCCCTGGTATGCGTCACCGATGGCGGACGGAGGCTACGACGTTGCCGACTACCGTGCCATCCACCCCGACTTCGGCACCTTGGCCGACGCGGAGCGGTTCATCGCGGATGCGCACGCGCACGGCCTCAAAGTGATCATCGACGTGGTGCCCAACCACGGTTCCGTGGCCAGCGCGTGGTTCCAAGAGGCGCTGGCGGACCCCGCCAAGCGGGACCGTTTCTGGTTCCGCGACCAACCCAACGACTGGCGGTCCATCTTCGGCGGCCCGGCGTGGACGCAGGTTCCGGACGGGCAGTGGTACCTGCACCTGTTCGCCCCCGAGCAGCCGGACTTCAACTGGGACAACCCCGAGGTGCACCGGGAGTTCGAGGACGTGCTGCGGTTCTGGTTCGACCGCGGTGTGGACGGCTTCCGCGTGGACTCGGCCGCACTGCTGGTCAAGACCGAGGACTCCTTCGAGGACGTGGACGGCGTGCACGAGATCTACCGGAACTGGCGGCGCATCGCCGACTCCTACCCCGGCCGCATGCTCGTCGGCGAGGTCTGGCTGCCCGACCAGGAGCGCATGGCCCGCTACCTGCGCCCCGACGAGCTGCACACCGCCTTCAACTTCGACTTCCTGGCCAGTCCGTGGGACGCTGCGGCGCTGCGCCGCTCCATCGAGCAGACCCTCGCCACCCACCTGCCGCTCGGCGCCCCGCCCACATGGGTGCTGTCCAACCACGACGTGGTCCGCGTGGTCACCCGGTACGGCAGGGCCGACACCTCCTGGGACCACGCCGATCGGCGCGACGGCGCGCCGTCGGACCTGGAGCTGGGCTACCGCCGGGCCAGAGCGGCCGCGCTGCTGGCGATGGCACTGCCCGGCGGCGTCTACATCTACCAGGGGGAGGAGCTGGGCCTGCCGGAGGTCGACGACATCCCCGACGAGCTGCGCCAGGACCCGATATGGACACGTTCCGGCCATACCGTGCCCGGCCGCGACGGCTGCCGGGTACCGCTGCCGTGGTCCGGCGAGGAGCCGCCGTTCGGCTTCAGCACCGGAACCCCGTGGCTGCCCCAGCCGGAGGCCTGGCGCAAACTCACCGTCGAAGCCCAGGAGGCCGACCTGGGGTCGATGCTCAACCTCTACCGCACCGCGCTGCGGCTGCGCCGCGATCTGCTCGGCGACGGCACCCTCACCTGGGTGGAGTCCGATCCCCACGTGATCGCCTTCACCCGCGACTCCGGTGTGACGTGCGTGGTCAACTTCGGCCCCGATCCCGCGCCGCTCCCGCCGCACGAGAAGATCCTCCTCACCAGCGTCCCCCTGACCGCTCCCACCCTTCCCCCGGACACCGCCGCCTGGCTCGTCTGA
- a CDS encoding glutathione S-transferase family protein — protein sequence MKLGKEIAEDGRFVRQGNRFTDRIEDGGPYPPEPGRYHLYASLACPWAHRSLIVRELLGLQDVIGVTIVDPIRDEKGWRFTLSPDDRDPVTGAAYLSELYLASDPTYEGRYTVPCVWDTVTKRLVSNDYFQLTLTWETAFRPWHAPGAPDLYPKQRRAEIDEFNAWLHDGLNNGVYQAGFATSQPAYEEAVVKVFATLDALEERLGDGRAYLHGDALTESDVRAYTTLVRFDVVYHSHFKCMLRRLVDYPRLWAYARRLYAIPAFRNTTDFDHIKRHYYVTQTNINPTGIVPIGPAVDWD from the coding sequence ATGAAGCTGGGCAAGGAGATCGCCGAGGACGGCAGGTTCGTACGGCAGGGCAATCGTTTCACCGACCGGATCGAGGACGGCGGGCCGTATCCGCCGGAGCCGGGCAGGTATCACCTCTACGCGTCGCTGGCCTGCCCGTGGGCGCACCGGTCGCTGATCGTGCGGGAGCTGCTGGGCCTGCAGGACGTGATCGGCGTGACGATAGTCGATCCGATCCGGGACGAGAAGGGCTGGCGGTTCACGCTCTCACCCGACGACCGCGACCCGGTGACCGGCGCGGCGTACCTGTCGGAGCTGTACCTGGCCTCCGACCCGACGTACGAGGGGCGGTACACGGTCCCGTGCGTGTGGGACACGGTGACGAAGCGGCTGGTCAGCAACGACTACTTCCAGCTCACGCTGACGTGGGAGACGGCGTTCCGGCCGTGGCACGCGCCCGGAGCGCCGGACCTGTATCCCAAGCAGCGCCGGGCGGAGATCGACGAGTTCAACGCCTGGCTGCACGACGGGTTGAACAACGGCGTCTACCAGGCCGGGTTCGCCACGTCTCAGCCGGCCTACGAGGAGGCCGTGGTGAAGGTGTTCGCGACCCTGGACGCCCTGGAGGAGCGGCTCGGCGACGGCCGGGCGTACCTGCACGGGGACGCCCTCACCGAGAGCGACGTGCGCGCCTACACCACCTTGGTCAGGTTCGACGTGGTCTACCACTCGCACTTCAAGTGCATGCTGCGGCGGCTGGTCGACTATCCGCGGCTGTGGGCCTACGCCCGACGCCTGTATGCGATTCCGGCGTTCCGCAACACGACAGACTTCGATCACATCAAGCGGCACTACTACGTGACCCAGACCAACATCAACCCGACCGGCATCGTGCCGATCGGCCCCGCCGTCGACTGGGACTGA
- a CDS encoding archease — protein sequence MTAGHRTVPHTADIAVEAWADSREECLAEAVRGLVESFAHVGDPVPDDSVTLVVAEGDDEELLVTVLDEVVYQVEVHGRLVVDVSTDERTGAAEGQTEVRLATVPVEAADQVGAVPKAVSTHELRFGRDAGMWRAHVVVDV from the coding sequence ATGACCGCAGGCCATCGGACGGTGCCGCACACCGCCGACATCGCGGTGGAGGCGTGGGCGGACAGCCGGGAGGAGTGCCTGGCCGAGGCGGTGCGGGGCCTGGTGGAGAGCTTCGCCCACGTCGGAGATCCGGTGCCCGATGACAGCGTGACCCTCGTGGTGGCCGAGGGGGACGACGAGGAGCTGCTCGTCACGGTGCTGGACGAGGTGGTCTACCAGGTGGAGGTGCACGGCCGGCTGGTGGTGGACGTGTCGACCGACGAGCGTACCGGGGCGGCCGAGGGCCAGACCGAGGTACGGCTGGCCACCGTCCCGGTGGAGGCGGCCGACCAGGTGGGCGCGGTCCCCAAGGCGGTCTCCACGCACGAGCTGCGGTTCGGACGGGACGCCGGGATGTGGCGGGCGCACGTGGTCGTGGACGTCTGA
- a CDS encoding family 43 glycosylhydrolase yields MVLAMTLLAVCQSVVAAEPSAAATIDTNAWYVLVNRHSGKALDVYDLATHDGAPIVQWSRNDGAWQQWRFVDSGGGYYRLRSRHSGKVLDIYQHSTADGAEVVQWTDLNGANQQFRVVDTDNGFVKLLNRNSGKALEVWEWSTADGARISQYTDHNGANQQWRLVKLDDPTTPPPTYPGPGYVTGDIGVHDPEVTKTPSGTYLLAHTGDGISLKTSTDRTAWRNAGAAFPGGAPWAHPYTDGGDNLWAPDITYVNGRYYMYYSASTFGSNRSAIFLATSTTGASGSWTNQGLVIESRSSDDFNAIDPNLMIDDQGRWWLSFGSFWSGIKMVRLDPATGKRMDTTVHSIAGRNGGAIEAPFIHKHGDYYYLYVSFDLCCRGASSTYRIMVGRSTSVTGPYLDRDGVALTAGGGTQILAGHGSIHGPGHQAVLADDDGDVLFYHYYADNGASLLGINKIGYDSAGWPFVY; encoded by the coding sequence ATGGTGCTCGCCATGACACTGCTGGCGGTGTGCCAGTCGGTCGTGGCGGCGGAACCGTCCGCCGCGGCGACGATCGATACCAACGCCTGGTATGTGCTGGTCAACCGGCACAGCGGCAAGGCGCTGGACGTGTACGACCTGGCCACCCACGACGGCGCGCCGATCGTGCAGTGGTCCCGCAACGACGGCGCCTGGCAGCAGTGGCGGTTCGTCGACTCCGGCGGCGGCTACTACCGCCTGCGTTCACGCCACAGCGGCAAGGTTCTGGACATCTACCAGCATTCCACCGCCGACGGGGCCGAGGTGGTGCAGTGGACCGACCTCAACGGCGCCAACCAGCAGTTCCGTGTGGTCGACACCGACAACGGCTTCGTCAAACTGCTCAACCGCAACAGCGGCAAGGCCCTGGAGGTGTGGGAGTGGTCCACCGCCGACGGCGCCCGCATCTCCCAGTACACCGACCACAACGGGGCCAACCAGCAGTGGCGGCTCGTCAAGCTCGACGACCCCACCACCCCGCCGCCCACCTACCCCGGCCCCGGCTACGTGACCGGGGACATCGGAGTGCACGACCCGGAGGTGACCAAGACCCCGTCCGGGACGTACCTGCTGGCCCACACCGGTGACGGCATCTCGCTCAAGACCTCCACCGACCGCACCGCCTGGCGCAACGCCGGCGCGGCCTTCCCCGGCGGCGCCCCGTGGGCCCACCCCTACACCGACGGCGGCGACAACCTGTGGGCGCCCGACATCACGTACGTCAACGGCCGCTACTACATGTACTACTCGGCCTCCACCTTCGGCTCCAACCGCTCGGCGATCTTCCTGGCCACCAGCACGACCGGCGCCTCCGGCTCGTGGACCAACCAGGGCCTGGTCATCGAATCGCGCAGCTCCGACGACTTCAACGCCATCGACCCCAACCTGATGATCGACGACCAGGGCCGCTGGTGGCTGAGCTTCGGCTCGTTCTGGTCCGGGATCAAGATGGTCCGGCTGGACCCGGCCACCGGAAAGCGGATGGACACCACCGTCCACAGCATCGCCGGCCGGAACGGCGGGGCGATCGAGGCGCCCTTCATCCACAAGCACGGCGACTACTACTACCTGTACGTCTCCTTCGACCTGTGCTGCCGGGGCGCCTCCAGCACCTACCGGATCATGGTCGGCCGCTCCACCTCGGTCACCGGCCCCTACCTCGACCGCGACGGAGTGGCGCTGACCGCAGGCGGCGGCACCCAGATCCTGGCCGGGCACGGCTCCATCCACGGCCCCGGCCACCAGGCCGTCCTGGCCGACGACGACGGAGACGTCCTCTTCTACCACTACTACGCCGACAACGGGGCTTCGCTGCTCGGCATCAACAAGATCGGCTACGACTCGGCGGGCTGGCCCTTCGTCTACTGA
- a CDS encoding RtcB family protein, with amino-acid sequence MVKAAASLELVQETPYRWRIERQGAMRVPGVVFTTRELLPDLSADQSLAQVAAVATLPGVVEAVYAMPDVHWGYGFPIGGVAATDVDRGGVVSPGGVGFDISCGVRLLLAGLHLDRLRPRLTALMDALADAIPRGMGRGAVWRPRGTAELEGILAGGARYAVERGHGEPADLDRCEDRGALADADPGAVGARARERGLEQVGSLGSGNHFLEVEAVTEVYDERIAQTYGLWPGRVCVMIHTGSRGLGHQICTDFVRRMETAMDRYGISVPDRQLACAPVFSAEGGAYMGAMAAAANYGRANRQLLGQATRHAFDRAVGHGDLTVLYDVSHNLAKIETHGSRRLCVHRKGATLALPPGHEDLPPDLRPVGQPVLVPGSMGAGSYVLAGVPDSPAFASACHGAGRRLSRHQAVKTTTAARLRAELQAAGIVVRGASARGLTEETPEAYKDVDAVVDACEGAGLARKVARLAPVGVVKG; translated from the coding sequence GTGGTGAAAGCTGCAGCGAGCCTGGAACTGGTCCAGGAGACGCCCTACCGGTGGCGGATCGAACGGCAAGGGGCGATGCGCGTGCCCGGAGTCGTCTTCACCACGCGCGAGCTGCTGCCCGACCTGTCGGCGGATCAGTCGCTGGCTCAGGTCGCGGCGGTGGCCACGCTCCCCGGCGTCGTCGAGGCCGTCTACGCCATGCCGGACGTGCACTGGGGATACGGGTTCCCGATCGGCGGGGTGGCGGCCACCGACGTCGACCGAGGCGGCGTGGTCTCACCCGGCGGGGTCGGCTTCGACATCTCCTGCGGGGTCCGGCTGCTCCTGGCCGGCCTGCACCTCGACCGGCTGCGGCCGAGGCTGACCGCGTTGATGGACGCGTTGGCCGACGCGATCCCGCGCGGGATGGGCCGCGGCGCCGTGTGGCGGCCGCGCGGCACGGCCGAGCTGGAGGGGATCTTGGCGGGTGGCGCCCGGTACGCCGTGGAGCGGGGCCACGGCGAGCCGGCTGATCTGGATCGCTGCGAGGACCGGGGCGCCCTCGCCGACGCCGATCCCGGCGCGGTCGGCGCCCGCGCCAGGGAGCGGGGCCTGGAGCAGGTCGGCAGCCTCGGCTCGGGTAACCACTTCTTGGAGGTGGAGGCGGTCACCGAGGTCTACGACGAGCGGATCGCGCAAACCTACGGGCTGTGGCCGGGACGCGTCTGCGTGATGATCCACACCGGGTCGCGCGGACTGGGGCACCAGATCTGCACCGATTTCGTGCGCAGGATGGAAACGGCGATGGACCGCTACGGGATCAGCGTGCCGGACCGGCAGCTGGCCTGTGCGCCCGTCTTCTCCGCCGAGGGCGGGGCGTACATGGGGGCCATGGCGGCCGCCGCCAACTACGGCCGGGCCAACCGGCAGCTCCTCGGCCAGGCCACCCGCCACGCCTTCGACCGGGCCGTCGGCCACGGCGATCTGACCGTGCTGTACGACGTGTCGCACAACCTGGCCAAGATCGAAACCCACGGATCGCGCCGCCTGTGCGTGCACCGCAAGGGCGCCACCCTGGCGCTGCCGCCCGGTCATGAGGATCTGCCGCCCGACCTGCGCCCGGTGGGCCAGCCGGTGCTGGTTCCCGGTTCGATGGGCGCGGGGTCGTACGTGCTGGCCGGTGTGCCGGACTCGCCGGCGTTCGCCTCGGCCTGCCATGGCGCGGGCCGCAGGCTGAGCCGCCACCAGGCCGTCAAGACCACCACGGCCGCCCGGTTGCGGGCCGAGCTGCAAGCCGCGGGGATCGTCGTGCGCGGTGCGTCGGCCCGCGGCCTGACCGAGGAGACGCCGGAGGCGTACAAGGACGTGGACGCGGTGGTCGACGCGTGCGAGGGGGCGGGCCTGGCCCGGAAGGTGGCCAGGCTGGCGCCCGTCGGCGTGGTCAAGGGGTAG
- a CDS encoding endo-1,4-beta-xylanase yields MKVTRLLAAVIGTSALLVTGAAPAAAGATQTGRSVETAAHPHEKTLRQAATKGLRVGTAVAGGGHHEEQDYPDPFFHDHAYRGVLAKHFNSLTPENQLKWEFVHPERHKYNFAAADAIVNFARKNGQTVRGHTLLWHSQNPEWLTEGDFSRKELRAILREHIFTVVGRYRGKIHQWDVANEIIDDNGNLRTEENIWLRELGPEIIADAFRWAHQADPKAKLFLNDYGAEGINARSDAYLRLAKELRAKGVPVHGFAVQAHLSMDYPFPSDMAANLKRFQDAGFETAVTELDVRMTLPEGGEPTPEQLKTQADYHRWALEACLSVKGCKSFTVWGTTNRYSWVPVFFPNEGHATIFWDDFRPKPAYHALRDTLLKARGKR; encoded by the coding sequence ATGAAGGTGACCCGCCTGCTCGCCGCCGTCATCGGCACGTCGGCACTTCTCGTCACGGGCGCGGCGCCCGCCGCGGCCGGCGCGACGCAGACCGGCCGGTCGGTCGAGACCGCAGCGCATCCTCACGAGAAGACCTTGCGTCAGGCCGCGACCAAGGGACTTCGCGTGGGTACCGCCGTGGCAGGCGGAGGCCACCACGAAGAGCAGGACTACCCCGACCCGTTCTTCCACGACCACGCCTACCGCGGCGTGCTGGCCAAGCACTTCAACTCCCTCACCCCCGAGAACCAGCTGAAGTGGGAGTTCGTCCACCCTGAGCGGCACAAGTACAACTTCGCCGCGGCGGACGCGATCGTGAACTTCGCCCGCAAGAACGGCCAGACCGTGCGCGGGCACACGCTGCTGTGGCACAGCCAGAACCCCGAGTGGCTGACCGAGGGCGACTTCAGCCGCAAGGAGCTGCGCGCCATCCTGCGCGAGCACATCTTCACGGTCGTCGGCCGGTACCGGGGCAAGATCCACCAGTGGGACGTCGCCAACGAGATCATCGACGACAACGGCAACCTCCGCACCGAGGAGAACATCTGGCTGCGTGAGCTGGGGCCGGAGATCATCGCCGACGCCTTCCGCTGGGCGCACCAGGCCGACCCGAAGGCCAAGCTGTTCCTCAACGACTACGGCGCCGAGGGGATCAACGCGCGCAGCGACGCGTACCTGCGACTGGCCAAGGAGCTGCGCGCCAAGGGCGTGCCGGTGCACGGCTTCGCCGTCCAGGCCCACCTGTCGATGGACTACCCGTTCCCGTCCGACATGGCGGCCAACCTCAAGCGCTTCCAGGACGCGGGGTTCGAGACCGCCGTCACCGAGCTCGACGTCCGGATGACGCTTCCGGAGGGCGGGGAGCCCACCCCCGAGCAGCTGAAGACCCAGGCCGACTACCACCGCTGGGCGCTTGAGGCGTGCCTGAGCGTGAAGGGGTGCAAGTCCTTCACCGTGTGGGGCACCACCAACCGCTACTCGTGGGTGCCGGTGTTCTTCCCCAACGAGGGGCACGCCACCATCTTCTGGGACGACTTCCGTCCCAAGCCCGCCTACCACGCGCTGCGTGACACCCTGCTCAAGGCCCGCGGCAAGCGCTGA
- a CDS encoding DMT family transporter, producing MAWVVLILSGLLETVWALALEASRGFTRPLPSLVFLAAMALSMGGLALALRSIPVGTAYAVWVGIGAVGTAAAGMVWLGEPVSVGRIVCLLLIIGGVVGLNLLS from the coding sequence ATGGCCTGGGTTGTTCTCATCCTGTCAGGGCTGCTGGAAACCGTGTGGGCGCTGGCGCTGGAGGCGTCGCGGGGGTTCACCCGGCCGCTGCCCTCGCTCGTCTTCCTCGCCGCCATGGCGTTGAGCATGGGCGGGCTGGCGCTGGCGCTGCGCTCCATACCGGTGGGCACGGCGTACGCGGTGTGGGTGGGCATCGGCGCGGTGGGCACGGCGGCGGCCGGGATGGTGTGGCTCGGCGAGCCGGTGAGCGTCGGCAGGATCGTGTGCTTGCTGCTCATCATCGGCGGGGTGGTCGGCCTGAACCTGCTGAGTTGA